From the genome of Pirellulales bacterium:
TGGTCGTCAACAACAACGCGGGCGCCACGATGCTCGCATTGGCGGCCCTGGCGGCGGGCCGAGAGGTGATCGTCTCGCGGGGGCAATTGATCGAGATCGGCGGCAGCTATCGCTTGCCCGAAGTGATGGCCACCAGCGGCGCCGTGCTGCGCGAAGTAGGCACCACCAACAAGACGCGGCTCGACGACTACGATCGGGCGATCGGCGAGGCGACGGCGGCCCTGATGCTCGTCCATCCCAGCAACTTTGTGGTCGCCGGCTTCAGCGAGAGCGTGTCGCTGGCCGAGTTGGCGAAGCTCGGCCGATCGAAGAGCTTGCCGGTGATTCACGACATCGGCTCCGGGGCCATGATCGACTTCGCCGAGTTCGGCTTCGCCGACGAGCCGGTGGCCGCGACAAGCATCAAGCAGGGGGCCGACGTGGTGCTGTTCAGCGGCGACAAACTGCTGGGCGGGCCGCAATGCGGCGTAATCGTCGGTCGGCGCGAGTTGATCGACAAGATTTCCCGACACCCGCTCACGCGCGCGCTGCGCGTCGACAAGCTGACCTTGGCGGCCCTGGCGGGCACCTTGCGGCTGTACCGCGATCTGGAGAAAGCGAAGCGGCGGCTTCCCTTGTTGCAGCTCTTGAGCACGTCGCTGGACAACCTGCGGACGCGGGCCGAGCGACTCGCGCCGCAGATGGCGACGAGTCACGCGATTGCCGCCGCCGATGCGATTGCCGACGTCACTTACCTGGGTGGCGGCGCGGTGCCGACGCAGCAGCTCGACACCTGGTGCGTCGCGCTGACGCCGGCCGAGATCAGCGTCGATCGGCTCGCTGCCCGTCTGCGCACCGGGCAGCCCTCCGTGGTCGGCCGCGTTCGTGACGAGCGGCTCTAC
Proteins encoded in this window:
- the selA gene encoding L-seryl-tRNA(Sec) selenium transferase — protein: MPSNLLRNLPSVNELLESPPLKGLVSRVSHNVVVGRVRSFLDDLRTEIQATAAEVKFPDVKELAQRIAERILESDKPQLRPAINATGVLLHTGLGRAPLAEEAIAEMVAVARDYASVELDLATGQRSQRVLAVEGLLTELTGAEAALVVNNNAGATMLALAALAAGREVIVSRGQLIEIGGSYRLPEVMATSGAVLREVGTTNKTRLDDYDRAIGEATAALMLVHPSNFVVAGFSESVSLAELAKLGRSKSLPVIHDIGSGAMIDFAEFGFADEPVAATSIKQGADVVLFSGDKLLGGPQCGVIVGRRELIDKISRHPLTRALRVDKLTLAALAGTLRLYRDLEKAKRRLPLLQLLSTSLDNLRTRAERLAPQMATSHAIAAADAIADVTYLGGGAVPTQQLDTWCVALTPAEISVDRLAARLRTGQPSVVGRVRDERLYLDLRTVFPRQDLDLVAAVRAVGENLSAKAT